From a region of the Sesamum indicum cultivar Zhongzhi No. 13 linkage group LG3, S_indicum_v1.0, whole genome shotgun sequence genome:
- the LOC105159412 gene encoding carbamoyl-phosphate synthase large chain, chloroplastic produces MSHSVHQCNNALCKFIQTNRYLPAARPFPLHFQQRRLASKRNGKSIHYSSRPLILNSAKSQNERGDVKNSGNLSNGGAFSTQNLGKRTDIKKILILGAGPIVIGQACEFDYSGTQACKALREEGYEVILINSNPATIMTDPEMADRTYIEPMTPELVEQVLEKERPDALLPTMGGQTALNLAVALAESGALEKYGVELIGAKLDAIKKAEDRDLFKQAMKNIGLKTPPSGIGTTLEECIEIANSIGEFPLIIRPAFTLGGTGGGIAYNREEFEAICKSGLAASVTSQVLVEKSLLGWKEYELEVMRDLADNVVIICSIENIDPMGVHTGDSITVAPAQTLTDKEYQRLRDYSIAIIREIGVECGGSNVQFAVNPEDGEVMVIEMNPRVSRSSALASKATGFPIAKMAAKLSVGYSLDQIPNDITKKTPASFEPSIDYVVTKIPRFAFEKFPGSEPILTTQMKSVGESMAVGRTFQESFQKAVRSLECGYSGWGCAKVKELDWDWEQLKYSLRVPSPDRMHSIYAAMKRGMKVDDIHELSYVDKWFLTQLKELVDVEQYLFAWNLSQLTKDDFWEVKRRGFSDKQIAFATKSTEKEVRSKRLSLGVKPVYKRVDTCAAEFEADTPYMYSSYEFECESAPTNRKKVLILGGGPNRIGQGIEFDYCCCHTSFALQDAGYETIMMNSNPETVSTDYDTSDRLYFEPLTVEDVLNIIDLEGPDGIIVQFGGQTPLKLSLPIQQYLDEWKPKCRSGSGLVRIWGTSPDSIDAAEDRERFNAILTELQIEQPKGGIAKSEKDALAIAADIGYPVVVRPSYVLGGRAMEIVYSDEKLVTYLETAVEVDPERPVLIDKYLSDAIEIDIDALADSHGNVVIGGIMEHIEQAGVHSGDSACMLPTKTVSSSCLETIRSWTTKLAKRLNVCGLMNCQYAITASGDVFLLEANPRASRTVPFVSKAIGHPLAKYAALVMSGKSLHDLQFTKEVIPAHVSVKEAVLPFEKFQGADVLLGPEMRSTGEVMGIHSESSIAFAKAQIAAGQKPPLSGTLFLSLNDLTKPHLASIARAFLGVGFRLIATSGTAHVLELEGLPVERVLKMHEGRPHAGDMIANGQIQMMVVTSSGDQLDQIDGRKLRRMALAYKIPIITTVAGALATAEAIRSLKSSKIEMTALQDYFSSEKATKSTKTLQSVSYT; encoded by the exons ATGAGTCACAGCGTGCATCAATGCAATAATGCGTTATGTAAGTTTATTCAAACCAATCGATATTTACCTGCAGCAAGGCCTTTTCCGCTTCATTTCCAGCAAAGAAGACTAGCCTCAAAAAGGAATGGCAAAAGTATCCACTATTCCTCCCGGCCGTTGATATTGAATTCTGCAAAGTCCCAAAATGAACGTGGAGATGTTAAGAATAGTGGTAATCTGTCGAATGGGGGGGCTTTCAGCACCCAAAACTTGGGTAAAAGAACTGATATCAAGAAGATTTTGATCTTGGGAGCAGGGCCTATCGTCATAGGGCAAGCTTGTGAGTTTGATTATTCGGGCACACAAGCTTGCAAAGCCCTCAGAGAAGAGGGCTATGAGGTAATCCTGATTAACTCAAATCCTGCTACTATAATGACTGACCCTGAGATGGCGGATAGGACCTACATTGAACCAATGACGCCGGAATTAGTTGAGCAAGTGCTTGAGAAGGAGAGACCTGACGCTTTGTTGCCGACAATGGGCGGACAGACTGCACTTAATCTCGCTGTAGCATTAGCAGAGAGTGGCGCACTTGAGAAATATGGGGTGGAGCTGATCGGGGCAAAGCTTGATGCAATAAAGAAGGCCGAGGATAGGGATTTGTTCAAGCAGgcaatgaaaaatattgggCTCAAAACGCCTCCATCGGGGATTGGGACAACACTGGAAGAATGTATTGAGATTGCCAATTCAATTGGGGAGTTCCCTTTGATTATCCGTCCTGCATTCACGTTGGGTGGCACTGGAGGTGGGATAGCTTATAACAGGGAGGAGTTTGAAGCCATTTGCAAGTCAGGGCTCGCGGCTAGTGTTACATCTCAGGTTTTGGTGGAGAAGTCTTTGTTAGGATGGAAAGAGTATGAGCTTGAGGTTATGAGAGACCTGGCTGACAATGTGGTTATTATTTGCTCGATTGAGAATATCGACCCTATGGGAGTCCACACAGGAGACTCTATCACTGTTGCTCCTGCCCAAACCTTGACGGATAAGGAGTATCAACGACTTAGGGATTACTCTATTGCTATTATCAGGGAAATTGGAGTTGAATGTGGTGGTTCAAATGTTCAGTTTGCTGTTAATCCTGAAGATGGAGAAGTGATGGTAATCGAGATGAATCCCAGAGTTTCTAGATCATCAGCTTTAGCCTCGAAAGCCACTGGGTTCCCAATTGCCAAGATGGCTGCTAAGTTGTCAGTTGGGTACTCACTGGATCAGATTCCCAACGACATCACAAAGAAAACGCCAGCAAGTTTTGAGCCTTCCATAGATTATGTTGTAACCAag ATACCCAGATTTGCTTTTGAGAAATTTCCTGGCTCGGAGCCAATTCTGACTACTCAGATGAAGTCTGTTGGCGAGTCCATGGCTGTGGGCCGGACATTTCAAGAATCTTTTCAGAAAGCAGTGCGTTCCCTTGAATGTGGCTACTCTGGATGGGGTTGTGCAAAGGTCAAGGAACTTGACTGGGATTGGGAACAACTAAAATACAGCCTGCGGGTACCTAGTCCAGATCGTATGCATTCCATATATGCTGCAATGAAGAGGGGAATGAAGGTGGATGATATACACGAGTTGAGTTATGTAGATAAATGGTTCCTCACTCAGCTTAAAGAACTTGTAGATGTGGAGCAATATCTCTTTGCATGGAATTTGTCACAGTTGACAAAGGATGACTTCTGGGAAGTAAAGAGAAGAGGGTTCAGTGATAAACAGATAGCTTTTGCTACAAAATCCACTGAGAAAGAAGTTCGATCAAAGAGGTTATCTTTAGGCGTTAAACCAGTATATAAAAGAGTTGATACATGCGCTGCAGAGTTCGAAGCTGATACTCCTTACATGTATTCATCCTATGAATTTGAGTGTGAATCAGCTCCTACCAATAGGAAAAAGGTTTTGATTTTAGGCGGAGGACCAAATCGAATTGGACAGggtattgaatttgattattgcTGCTGCCATACATCCTTTGCCCTTCAG GATGCAGGCTATGAAACAATCATGATGAATTCGAACCCTGAAACAGTGTCGACTGACTATGACACCAGTGATCGACTATATTTTGAACCCCTCACAGTTGAGGACGTTCTTAACATAATTGACTTGGAAGGACCTGATGGTATTATTGTGCAGTTTGGAGGCCAAACTCCACTAAAATTGTCTCTTCCTATTCAGCAATATCTAGATGAGTGGAAGCCCAAGTGCAGAAGTGGTTCTGGACTTGTTCGCATCTGGGGCACATCCCCTGATTCTATAGATGCTGCTGAGGATAGGGAGAGATTCAACGCCATCTTGACGGAGTTACAGATTGAGCAGCCAAAAGGAGGAATTGCAAAGAGTGAAAAAGACGCCCTTGCTATTGCCGCAGATATTGGCTACCCAGTAGTAGTTCGACCTTCATATGTTTTGGGTGGTCGGGCAATGGAGATTGTTTATAGTGACGAGAAGCTTGTGACTTATCTCGAAACTGCAGTTGAGGTGGACCCAGAGCGTCCCGTTTTGATCGACAAATACTTATCTGATGCCATTGAGATTGATATTGATGCACTTGCGGACTCACATGGTAATGTTGTGATTGGTGGAATAATGGAACACATTGAACAGGCTGGAGTCCATTCCGGTGATTCTGCATGCATGCTTCCCACAAAAACAGTATCCTCGTCATGCTTGGAAACAATTAGGTCCTGGACTACAAAACTGGCAAAGAGGTTAAACGTGTGTGGGTTGATGAATTGTCAATATGCAATCACAGCTTCTGGGGATGTCTTCTTGCTGGAGGCGAACCCTCGTGCATCTCGGACAGTCCCTTTTGTGTCCAAAGCTATTGGTCATCCACTGGCTAAATACGCTGCTCTGGTTATGTCGGGAAAGTCTCTGCATGACCTGCAGTTCACAAAGGAGGTTATACCAGCACATGTCTCTGTCAAAGAAGCCGTTCTCCCGTTTGAGAAGTTCCAAGGGGCTGATGTCCTACTAGGACCTGAGATGCGCAGCACCGGTGAGGTAATGGGTATTCACTCTGAGTCCTCCATTGCATTTGCAAAGGCGCAAATAGCTGCAGGACAGAAGCCACCACTATCAGGAACTCTCTTCCTCAGCTTAAATGACCTGACTAAACCCCATCTTGCCTCCATTGCCCGAGCTTTTCTGGGCGTCGGGTTCAGACTCATAGCAACATCTGGGACGGCTCATGTTCTTGAATTGGAAGGTCTTCCAGTCGAGCGGGTGCTGAAGATGCATGAGGGCCGGCCTCATGCTGGTGATATGATCGCCAACGGCCAAATTCAAATGATGGTGGTTACAAGTTCGGGCGACCAGCTCGACCAAATTGACGGGCGGAAGCTCCGTAGAATGGCTCTTGCTTACAAGATTCCTATAATAACTACAGTGGCTGGGGCATTAGCTACCGCGGAGGCAATAAGGAGCTTAAAATCCAGCAAGATTGAGATGACAGCTCTTCAGGACTACTTCAGTTCGGAGAAAGCAACAAAGAGCACTAAAACTCTGCAGTCAGTCTCGTACACCTGA